A stretch of Columba livia isolate bColLiv1 breed racing homer unplaced genomic scaffold, bColLiv1.pat.W.v2 Scaffold_102, whole genome shotgun sequence DNA encodes these proteins:
- the LOC135577553 gene encoding ubiquitin carboxyl-terminal hydrolase 36-like, whose amino-acid sequence MAGMAKPRELLKARRDAGKAGALGRLLSTSATKVLLHKIEFQPASHGFSGQPELLRAKYLLLNPRTEPAEHPRGAEEGQPGKQGSDRTPGRLGDGVPAPQKGLFPAGRLAMQWQRVQRIGAGLLNLGNTCFLNATLQCLTYTPPLANYLLSREHSRTCHQSGFCMMCVMQNHVTQAFANSGSVIKPVSLVRDLKKIAPHIRLGRQEDAHEFLRFTIDAMQKACLPDCTELDRQTQATTLIHQIFGGSLRSRVKCSMCKAVSDTFDPCLDLPVEITQAANVEQALELFVKPDLLGGENAYLCDKCKKKVSATKRFTIHRAPKVLTLALKRFADFTGGKITKDVGYPELLNIRPYMSQTSGDPVMYGLYAVLVHSGYSSHAGHYYCYVKASDRQWYQMNDNVVRPSNIKVVLNQQAYVLFYLRIPSPGKSSEGPVSKAASSLPGRVKLPSGSPSPKLALKAKRAAAAFPGDAAQRPKKPRSSQPPPAPRAAPGLCGPSHTSGAKAQVPRKRCWEPGPLPASPGLPEPIPGQEPWSSGENTGTPARDPRSRASPSLVLANLKAFLSARAAPQPSSTMSPPPAKKLALSDT is encoded by the exons ATGGCGGGCATGGCGAAGCCgagggagctgctgaaagcGCGGCGGGACGCGGGCAAGGCCGGGGCGCTGGGCCGGCTGCTGAGCACCTCGGCCACgaaggtgctgctgcacaagATCGAGTTCCAGCCCGCCAGCCACGGCTTCTCCGgccagccggagctgctgcgggCCAAGTACCTGCTGCTCAACCCCCGCACCGAGCCCGCCGAGCACCCCCGCGGCGCTGAGGAGGGACAGCCGGGCAAgcagg GCAGCGACCGGACCCCGGGGCGCCTCGGGGACGGCGTCCCTGCGCCCCAGAAGGGGCTGTTCCCTGCAGGGCGCCTCGCCATGCAGTGGCAGCGTGTCCAGCGCATCGGCGCCGGGCTGCTCAACCTGGGAAACACCTGTTTCCTCAACGCCACCCTGCAGTGCCTCACGTACACGCCACCGCTCGCCAACTACCTGCTGTCCAGGGAGCACAGCCGCACCT GTCACCAAAGCGGCTTCTGCATGATGTGCGTCATGCAGAACCACGTCACGCAGGCGTTCGCGAACAGCGGCAGCGTGATAAAGCCAGTGTCCCTTGTCCGAGACCTCAAGA agatCGCCCCGCACATCCGCTTGGGCAGGCAAGAGGACGCACACGAGTTCCTCCGTTTCACCATCGATGCCATGCAGAAGGCCTGCCTGCCCGACTGCACCGA GTTGGATCGCCAGACCCAAGCCACCACCCTGATCCACCAGATCTTTGGCGGTTCCCTGCGGTCCCGTG TGAAGTGCTCGATGTGCAAAGCAGTCTCGGACACCTTTGACCCCTGTCTGGACCTGCCGGTGGAGATCACG CAAGCCGCAAACGTAGAGCAGGCACTGGAGCTGTTTGTGAAGCCAGACCTGCTGGGCGGAGAGAACGCCTACCTGTGTGACAA atgcaagaagaaagtgtcGGCAACCAAACGCTTCACCATCCACCGAGCGCCCAAGGTTCTCACGCTTGCTCTGAAGCGTTTTGCCGACTTCACCGGAGGCAAGATCACAAAG gacgTGGGCTACCCTGAGCTCCTGAACATCCGCCCGTACATGTCCCAGACCAGCGGGGATCCGGTCATGTACGGGCTCTACgcggtgctggtgcactcgGGGTACAGCAGCCACGCAGGACACTACTACTGCTACGTGAAG GCCAGCGACAGGCAGTGGTACCAAATGAATGACAACGTGGTCCGCCCCAGTAACATCAAGGTGGTCCTTAACCAGCAGGCGTATGTGCTGTTCTACCTCAG gatccccagcccggggaagagctcagagggtcccgtttccaaagctgcctccagcctgccTGGCCGTGTCAAGCTGCCTTCTGGGTCACCGTCACCCAAGCTGGCCCTGAAAGCCAAACGCGCGGCTGCAGCGTTTCCCGGTGACGCAGCCCAGAGGCCCAAGAAGCCGCGCTCCTCGCAGCCGCCACCCGCGCCCAGAGCGGCTCCAGGACTTTGTGGCCCCAGTCACACCAGTGGGGCCAAAGCGCAGGTTCCCCGGAAGCGCTGCTGGGAGCCCGGGCCCCTGCCCGCCTCCCCTGGGCTGCCGGAGCCCATCCCTGGCCAGGAGCCGTGGAGCAGCGGGGAGAACACCGGGACACCGGCAAGGGACCCTCGCAGCAGGGCTTCTCCGAGCCTGGTGCTGGCAAATCTGAAAGCCTTCTTGTCGGCCAGGGCTGctccgcagcccagcagcaccatgtcaccaccaccGGCCAAGAAGCTGGCGCTTTCCGACACATAG
- the LOC135577536 gene encoding olfactory receptor 14A16-like, with product MSNSSSITQVLLLAFTDTRELQLLHFWLFLGIYLAALLGNGLIITTIACDQHLHTPMYFFLLNLSLLDLGSISTIVPKSMANSLWDTRTISYRGCATQLFFFLSLISVEYSLLTIMAYDRYVAICKPLHYGTLLGSRACVHMAAAAWASGFLNTFLHTVNTFSLPLCKGNAVDQFFCEIPHILKLSCSHSYLREVWLLVVSSCLVFGCFVFIVVSYVQIFRAVLRIPSEQGRHKAFSTCLPHLAVVSLFVSTGIFAHLKPPSIFSPNLDRVVSVLYSVVPPAVNPLIYSMRNKEIKDSLRKLFDQGILQYQ from the coding sequence atgtccaacagcagctccatcacccaggtcctcctcctggcattcacagacacacgggagctgcagctcttacacttctggctcttcctgggcatctacctggctgccctcctgggcaacggcctcatcatcaccaccatagcctgtgaccagcacctccacacccccatgtacttcttcctcctcaacctctccctccttgacttgggctccatctccaccattgtccccaaatccatggccaattccctttGGGACACCAGGACTATCTCCTATCGAGGATGTGctacacagctctttttttttctctccttgatcTCTGTTGAGTATtcccttctcaccatcatggcctatgaccgctacgttgccatctgcaaacccctgcactacgggaccctcctgggcagcagagcttgtgtgcacatggcagcagctgcctgggccagtggCTTTCTCAACACTTTTCTACACACGGTCaacacattttcactgccactctgcaagggcaatgctgtggaccagttcttctgcgAAATTCCTCatatcctcaagctctcctgctcacactcctacctcagggaagtgTGGCTTCTTGTTGTTAGCTCCTGTTTAGtctttgggtgttttgtgttcattgtggtgtcctatgtgcagatcttcagggccgtgctgaggatcccctctgagcagggacggcacaaagccttttccacgtgcctccctcacctggccgtggtctccctgtttgtcagcactggtaTTTTTGCTCACCTGAAGCCCCCTTCCATCTTCTCCCCAAACCTAGATCGGGTGGTGTccgttctgtactcggtggtgcctccagcagtgaaccccctcatttACAGTATGAGGAACAAAGAGATCAAGGATTCCCTGAGGAAATTATTTGACCAAGGAATACTGCAGTATCAATAA